A stretch of Astyanax mexicanus isolate ESR-SI-001 chromosome 21, AstMex3_surface, whole genome shotgun sequence DNA encodes these proteins:
- the LOC125785864 gene encoding N-lysine methyltransferase KMT5A-A-like, with amino-acid sequence MFPVKDHIKSPDIIRRIQEQSWKGLCLKDFGPPKNKGVIATMPFSKGEVVCDYHGEYVTQEEGNRRMEQLFDEACYVFFFAGCGEKVCIDAQHSPCQCHPHQDTFGRRMNHSRRSPNVKPHVFKLPLPEGTRWHPIFLTLKDIQVNEELLWDYGVLCDEGFGGEAAALDWLAS; translated from the exons ATGTTCCCTGTAAAGGACCACATCAAGAGTCCGGACATCATCCGGCGCATTCAGGAACAGTCTTGGAAAGGACTTTGCCTGAAAGACTTTGGGCCACCAAAGAACAAAG GGGTGATTGCGACGATGCCCTTTTCCAAGGGAGAGGTGGTGTGCGACTACCATGGAGAGTACGTCACCCAGGAAGAAGGGAATCGGCGAATGGAACAGCTGTTCGACGAAGCCTGTTACGTCTTCTTCTTTGCGGGATGTGGGGAAAAGGTCTGCATAGACGCCCAACATTCTCCATGCCAGTGTCACCCACACCAGGACACGTTTGGTCGTCGGATGAACCATTCAAGGAGAAGTCCAAATGTGAAGCCACACGTTTTCAAACTTCCACTCCCAGAGGGAACAAGATGGCATCCCATTTTCCTCACGCTTAAGGACATCCAAGTCAACGAGGAACTTCTTTGGGACTACGGTGTCCTCTGCGACGAGGGATTTGGAGGCGAAGCTGCTGCACTGGACTGGTTGGCTAGTTGA
- the LOC125785712 gene encoding uncharacterized protein LOC125785712: MAPCPVCKKVLSSISAHLSTVHHVENVEEKRILIQLANQKVSILTSPCPVPGCGYQKSRLDRHLTSCHRDLSDQARERYIQTAQRIRAITLLRELRASSPNVPMATRLDLAAADESSTHDYDRVLESAKPGVLDISRRLRMGQRVEESLQIMFRYVCEAILLKEHQLAESAVLNFKVEHWVARTPSASGIVLDHFDISLTPQQEEVQDV; the protein is encoded by the exons ATGGCTCCCTGTCCAGTTTGCAAGAAGGTGCTGTCCTCCATCTCTGCGCACCTTTCCACAGTACATCACGTGGAAAACGTAGAGGAGAAGAGGATCCTGATTCAGCTGGCGAATCAGAAAGTGTCGATCCTGACATCTCCGTGTCCTGTTCCGGGATGTGGGTATCAGAAGTCTCGTCTTGACCGCCATCTGACCAGCTGCCACCGGGACCTGTCCGATCAGGCCAGGGAGAGATACATCCAGACGGCACAGAGGATCAGAGCCATTACTCTCCTGAGAGAGTTGAGGGCCAGCAGTCCGAACGTGCCCATGGCCACTCGCTTGGACTTGGCTGCTGCTGACGA ATCTTCAACGCACGACTACGACCGAGTACTCGAGTCAGCGAAACCTGGCGTCCTCGATATCAGTCGGAGACTGAGAATGGGACAACGGGTGGAAGAGAGTCTGCAGATAATGTTCCGGTACGTCTGTGAGGCGATACTCCTGAAGGAGCATCAACTGGCAGAGAGCgctgtgctgaacttcaag GTAGAGCATTGGGTAGCTCGAACCCCGTCAGCCAGTGGCATTGTCCTTGACCACTTTGACATCAGTCTGACTCCCCAACAGGAAGAGGTACAAGatgtataa